From one Phycodurus eques isolate BA_2022a chromosome 19, UOR_Pequ_1.1, whole genome shotgun sequence genomic stretch:
- the LOC133395252 gene encoding gap junction gamma-1 protein-like encodes MSWSFLTRLLDEIYNHSTFVGKLWLTVLIIFRIVLTAVGGESIYYDEQSKFVCNTGQPGCENICYDAFAPLSHVRFWVFQIILVATPSVMYLGYALNRIDLVEERADCGGASGLSRKTAKKRYLADRKQRSAVQVPQDDEEAEARIYEKAKSEGKGGGATKGGVGQADVKARHDGRQRIKQDGLMRMYVFQLLARTILEVTFLALQYYLYGFTMPATYVCSKKPCPHKVDCFVSRPTEKTIFLLIMYSISFLCLALNIWEMLHLGVGTIYDILRTRDWRLSDEDPLGVSRGSESEEYDSYPSPWNTPSAPPEYNIAVKPLMVYTRSPGQTLPALELAKIKTAGQQNRANAAHEDRQRYADGKNNLKVAAPHDTHEKESLPQPQKEADTQQNLRSNKRKAPREHTHAKQTCSKANHGSSSSRSVKYGEIKDSDWI; translated from the coding sequence ATGAGCTGGAGTTTCCTGACTCGGCTGCTGGATGAAATCTATAACCATTCCACGTTTGTGGGCAAGCTGTGGCTCACCGTCCTCATCATTTTCCGCATCGTCCTGACCGCCGTCGGGGGAGAGTCCATCTACTACGACGAGCAGAGCAAGTTCGTTTGCAACACGGGTCAGCCGGGCTGCGAGAACATCTGTTACGACGCCTTTGCGCCGCTCTCGCACGTGCGCTTCTGGGTCTTCCAAATCATTTTGGTGGCCACGCCCTCTGTCATGTACCTGGGCTACGCCCTCAACAGGATCGACCTTGTGGAGGAGCGGGCGGACTGCGGGGGAGCGAGCGGTTTGTCCCGCAAGACAGCCAAAAAGCGCTATCTCGCCGATAGGAAGCAGCGCAGCGCAGTGCAAGTGCCGCAGGACGATGAAGAAGCTGAGGCTAGGATCTATGAGAAGGCAAAATCGGAGGGCAAGGGCGGCGGCGCGACCAAAGGAGGCGTCGGACAAGCGGACGTCAAGGCGCGCCACGATGGGAGGCAGCGCATCAAACAGGATGGTCTGATGCGTATGTATGTCTTTCAGCTGCTAGCGCGCACCATCCTGGAGGTGACCTTCTTGGCCTTACAGTACTACCTGTATGGCTTCACCATGCCCGCCACCTACGTGTGCTCAAAAAAGCCCTGCCCCCACAAAGTGGACTGCTTCGTGTCGCGGCCCACGGAGAAGaccatcttcctcctcatcatgTACAGCATCTCCTTTCTCTGTCTGGCCCTCAACATTTGGGAGATGCTCCATCTTGGCGTCGGTACCATCTATGACATTCTAAGAACCCGTGACTGGCGCCTCTCAGACGAAGATCCCCTCGGTGTGTCAAGGGGGTCGGAGAGCGAGGAATACGACAGCTACCCCTCCCCTTGGAACACGCCATCCGCCCCACCGGAGTACAACATCGCCGTCAAGCCCCTCATGGTGTACACGCGATCCCCCGGCCAGACACTCCCTGCCCTCGAGTTGGCCAAAATTAAAACGGCGGGCCAGCAGAACCGCGCCAACGCAGCCCACGAGGACCGCCAGCGTTACGCCGATGGTAAAAACAACCTAAAGGTCGCTGCCCCTCACGATACCCACGAAAAGGAGTCTTTGCCCCAGCCCCAAAAGGAGGCTGACACTCAGCAGAACCTCCGGAGCAACAAGCGCAAAGCCCCCCGTGAGCATACACACGCCAAGCAGACCTGCAGCAAGGCAAACcatggcagcagcagcagcagaagcgtCAAATACGGAGAGATAAAGGATTCTGATTGGATCTGA